In a genomic window of Streptomyces katrae:
- a CDS encoding fumarate hydratase, whose amino-acid sequence MPEFAYTDLLPLGEDTTPYRLVTSEGVSTFEADGRTFLKVEPEALRKLAEEAIHDIQHFLRPAHLAQLRRIIDDPEASANDKFVALDLLKNANIAAAGVLPMCQDTGTAIVMGKRGQNVLTQGGDEEALSRGIYDAYTRLNLRYSQMAPLTMWEEKNTGSNLPAQIELYATDGGAYKFLFMAKGGGSANKSFLYQETKAVLNEASMMKFLEEKIRSLGTAACPPYHLAIVVGGTSAEHALKTAKYASAHYLDELPREGSALGHGFRDEALEQQVFELTQKIGIGAQFGGKYFCHDVRVVRLPRHGASLPVAIAVSCSADRQAVAKITAEGVFLEQLETDPARFLPETTDAHLDETADVVRIDLNQPMDEILATLTKHPVKTRLSLTGPLVVARDIAHAKIKERLDAGEGMPQYLKDHPVYYAGPAKTPEGYASGSFGPTTAGRMDSYVEQFQAAGGSKVMLAKGNRSQQVTDACGAHGGFYLGSIGGPAARLAQDCIKKVEVLEYEELGMEAVWKIEVEDFPAFIVVDDKGNDFFQNPAPEPTFTHIPVRGPGL is encoded by the coding sequence ATGCCGGAGTTCGCGTACACCGACCTGCTGCCCTTGGGCGAGGACACCACCCCCTACCGGCTGGTGACCTCCGAGGGCGTCTCGACCTTCGAGGCCGACGGCCGTACGTTCCTCAAGGTCGAGCCGGAGGCGCTGCGCAAGCTCGCCGAGGAGGCCATCCACGACATCCAGCACTTCCTGCGCCCCGCGCACCTGGCCCAGCTGCGCCGCATCATCGACGACCCGGAGGCGAGCGCGAACGACAAGTTCGTCGCCCTCGACCTGCTGAAGAACGCCAACATCGCCGCGGCCGGCGTGCTGCCGATGTGCCAGGACACGGGCACGGCGATCGTCATGGGCAAGCGCGGCCAGAACGTCCTGACCCAGGGCGGCGACGAGGAAGCCCTCTCGCGCGGCATCTACGACGCCTACACCCGGCTGAACCTGCGCTACTCGCAGATGGCCCCGCTGACCATGTGGGAGGAGAAGAACACCGGCTCGAACCTGCCCGCGCAGATCGAGCTCTACGCGACCGACGGCGGCGCGTACAAGTTCCTCTTCATGGCCAAGGGCGGCGGCTCGGCCAACAAGTCCTTCCTCTACCAGGAGACCAAGGCGGTCCTCAACGAGGCCTCCATGATGAAGTTCCTGGAGGAGAAGATCCGTTCGCTCGGCACGGCGGCCTGCCCGCCGTACCACCTGGCGATCGTCGTCGGCGGCACCTCCGCCGAGCACGCGCTGAAGACCGCCAAGTACGCCTCCGCGCACTACCTGGACGAGCTCCCCCGCGAGGGTTCCGCGCTGGGCCACGGCTTCCGCGACGAGGCCCTGGAGCAGCAGGTCTTCGAGCTGACGCAGAAGATCGGCATCGGCGCCCAGTTCGGCGGCAAGTACTTCTGCCACGACGTCCGCGTGGTGCGCCTGCCCCGCCACGGCGCCTCCCTCCCGGTCGCCATCGCGGTGTCCTGCTCCGCCGACCGCCAGGCCGTCGCGAAGATCACCGCCGAGGGCGTCTTCCTGGAGCAGTTGGAGACCGACCCGGCGCGCTTCCTGCCGGAGACCACGGACGCGCACCTGGACGAGACGGCCGACGTGGTCCGCATCGACCTGAACCAGCCGATGGACGAGATCCTGGCGACGCTGACCAAGCACCCGGTCAAGACCCGCCTCAGCCTGACCGGACCCCTGGTCGTGGCCCGCGACATCGCGCACGCCAAGATCAAGGAGCGGCTGGACGCGGGCGAGGGCATGCCGCAGTACCTCAAGGACCACCCGGTGTACTACGCGGGCCCGGCCAAGACCCCCGAGGGCTACGCCTCCGGCTCCTTCGGCCCGACCACGGCCGGACGCATGGACTCCTACGTCGAGCAGTTCCAGGCGGCGGGCGGCTCCAAGGTGATGCTCGCCAAGGGCAACCGCTCGCAGCAGGTGACCGACGCGTGCGGCGCGCACGGCGGCTTCTACCTCGGCTCGATCGGCGGCCCGGCGGCGCGCCTGGCACAGGACTGCATCAAGAAGGTCGAGGTCCTGGAG
- a CDS encoding DUF1707 SHOCT-like domain-containing protein: MDMEKHPADAAGPGPAPAPPAAPAPAAPAAGGLRASDADRDRIAQVLSDALAEGRLSAEEHSERLDTLYAAKTVGELEVLVRDLPAGAAAHPAAHSAHPAAPAGTGPVESVVAVCSSSTRKGRWRPGPHTRAVSVLGDITIDLTEAVFEQQVTEFNVVAVLGNVEVLVPENVTLRGYGSGLLGNFEVHGGGVAADPQAPVVIVRGLAVLGNIEARPKLGARLVDLADKLRKRLG, translated from the coding sequence GTGGACATGGAAAAGCACCCCGCAGACGCCGCCGGCCCCGGCCCCGCTCCCGCGCCGCCCGCCGCTCCGGCCCCCGCCGCACCGGCCGCCGGCGGGCTGCGCGCCTCCGACGCCGACCGGGACCGGATCGCACAGGTCCTCTCCGACGCGCTCGCGGAGGGCCGGCTGAGCGCCGAGGAGCACTCCGAGCGCCTCGACACCCTCTACGCGGCCAAGACGGTGGGGGAGCTGGAGGTGCTCGTACGGGACCTCCCCGCCGGAGCCGCCGCCCACCCCGCCGCCCACTCCGCCCACCCCGCAGCCCCCGCGGGGACCGGCCCGGTGGAGTCCGTGGTGGCCGTGTGCAGCAGCTCCACCCGCAAGGGCCGCTGGCGCCCGGGCCCGCACACCCGCGCGGTCTCCGTCCTGGGGGACATCACCATCGACCTCACCGAGGCGGTGTTCGAGCAGCAGGTCACCGAGTTCAACGTGGTCGCGGTCCTCGGCAACGTCGAGGTCCTGGTCCCGGAGAACGTCACCCTGCGCGGCTACGGCAGCGGGCTCCTCGGCAACTTCGAGGTGCACGGCGGGGGCGTGGCCGCCGACCCGCAGGCGCCGGTCGTGATCGTCCGCGGCCTCGCCGTGCTCGGCAACATCGAGGCCCGGCC